gtactgttgatatttgactaatgagtttgccaatcactggTCTATACTATCATGAAAGTGCAAATAGggaacccagaaggctgatggaccttgagctTTGGCATgggctaaaagctatgcaccaattgttctgtagagacaatggtggctcaaacaatttcctgacctaatagtctcaaagtaaatctttactaatatttactgacctttaagatagtatGTCTGCTACcagattgcctgcctgcctaagggcaaaatgtgtattctaaaattgaataaaagctaacagggcctgggtcccagtgAAGCCTTTCTACTAGTGAAGGGTtctccgcctggccccccatgatttccaaattcatatttcttgtctagtctcttcatttgtgcgcagcccttctccagatcctgaaccctagccgtGCAGGTTGCGGCTTTCACAACTGACCTTTCCCATTTTGCCTGAACATGTTGAAAGGTCAGAGAGaccctccaaccccctcccctgtTCTTTGTCTCATGAATGACTAGCTGAGATTGAAAGTTTGTCCTTCTGAAAGagataaacattttctttccaaCTGACTGAGACTTCCTGTAACTGCAAAACAATCCCAACTGTAAAAGACTTCACCTATTTCTCCCTATGAAAGTCTAAGGCCAAAACCACTCTGCTGAGACATTTTGATCTTCCTATTTAGGACGCTCTATCGAAGCAACTTGAATAAAATCATCTCCTTAATTGTATTTTGTCTTTGACATCGGGAGGGGTCCCTGACGGGAAGGGGGGCTCACCTGCCTCACGTGGCCCCACCTCCTCTGGACTCTGGGCGCCGGCTCTTACCACACGAAACCTCTGGAGTCCATTTTGCGCCTCgctaaagaaagagaagagaggatggATCTTTGCCAGCTCCACCCTGGACATTCCCCACCATCCGATTCAGCATGCAAGGTTCCTCACTTGGTGCAGACGCAGACCTGGGGCTCCATGCGGGAGGCATATTGCAGGGGCCCTACCGACTTAGCACCCATGGCATAGCGAGCTTTGGAGAGCGAAAGCCAGCCCTGCGGAAAAAGAGAGGATCAGTACAACTCGGTTTACCTCGGCGtgacccccgcccgcccgcccgcccgcccgccgcaggctcccacctcctccacccgcGCGTTCAGCGCCGCCCGCTTTGCCTCCAGCTCTTCCAGGTCCCAGAGCAGCTGCAGGAGCAGCGCGTCCAGCTCCGCCCGTACGTCCGCCGCCGCCATGGCCCACGGCTCTCCACCTGGAGCCAGCCTCCTTCCAGGCCGCCCAATCACCGCTCACCGTGCCGCTGGCGTAGCCAATGGACGTTCGAGCCCCGCCGTCGCCGGGCCCGCGTTCCTGGGGGGGAGCCGCGGGCCAGCGTCCTCAGGGCGGCGCCTTTCGGGGCTGAGTCGCCGCTGTTGGCGCTTGGCATCCGCGGCGGATCAGCCAACGGAAAGTTGGCGGGAGCTGCGGGGTTCCGAGTCGCTTCTGGAAGCGGCTGCATTTTAAAAGTGGGGCTATCGCTGTGGCGGAGGAAGGAGGCGCAGCAGCCATTGTAAGGGAGAACGGCTTTAGATTTAATTCCAAAAGGAGCTGGTGAGCGACCCTGCGGCCTGCCGCTGTGGGGTTCCCCAGCTGCTGCACTGCTCCCAGCCGCCGGTGGCAGGACTGGCGTTACGTCACTCCCCTTCGGCTTTCCGCACGGCCGCCACACCGGTGAGGCCGGGGACCGACACCCCAACCCTCACCACGGCGGCCCCGGCCCGCCTACAGCCCCGACACTCCCTCCGCCTGTTGGCTGCTCCAGGGAGCATGCGCTTCGGGGCTGGCCAATCGCCTTGGGACGCCCGCCACGGTTCGCCATCTTAACTTCGGTCCCTCTGGAGACGGCAGCGTCTAGTGAGCCTCCAACCACCTTCTTGGTTGAGGGCGGAAGCGAGGGCTGCGTGCTGCCGGCAGCTCTCGCCGGTTCTTCGAGACGCACGTGGAAGCGACGCCGGGATGGTAGGGATGTTTGAGCCGCTGTTTTGGAGGTTGGGGTGGCGGAGGGCTGGGATGGGGGTCCCCGGGCCGGGCGTGCCGGGAGAAGGGGGCTAACCCGACCCGCTGTTCCCCAGTTGCGCCGGGAGGCGCGCCTTCGCCGCGAGTACCTGTACCGCAAGGCCCGCGAGGAGGCGCAGCGCGCCGCGCAcgagaggaaggagaaggtgcGGCGCGCGCTGGAAGGTGGGTCCCCGCGGCTCGGGGCGTCCCAATGGGAGACCAAGTGACCTAATTAGCATGTCTTTAGAGTATAGTGGGCATCTTGTAAAGTATTTACTGG
The sequence above is a segment of the Eptesicus fuscus isolate TK198812 chromosome 8, DD_ASM_mEF_20220401, whole genome shotgun sequence genome. Coding sequences within it:
- the CCDC115 gene encoding coiled-coil domain-containing protein 115 isoform X1, with the translated sequence MAAADVRAELDALLLQLLWDLEELEAKRAALNARVEEGWLSLSKARYAMGAKSVGPLQYASRMEPQVCVCTNEAQNGLQRFRVVRAGAQSPEEVGPREAALRRRKGLTRIPEPEPFSASPNPLNWFGILVPHSLRQAQASFQEGLQLAVDMASLQIHINWGRSQLRGLQEKLKQLGLGAA
- the CCDC115 gene encoding coiled-coil domain-containing protein 115 isoform X2, with the protein product MAAADVRAELDALLLQLLWDLEELEGWLSLSKARYAMGAKSVGPLQYASRMEPQVCVCTNEAQNGLQRFRVVRAGAQSPEEVGPREAALRRRKGLTRIPEPEPFSASPNPLNWFGILVPHSLRQAQASFQEGLQLAVDMASLQIHINWGRSQLRGLQEKLKQLGLGAA